GGTTCGAAAACCGGGCGCAGTGCCGAGGTCGCATGGCATCACAATTCGTCACACACTGTTGAGTTCTCAAGAAACAGACGCCCGAACCACTCGTCTCAGAACTTTCGTTCCGATCGGCTGCGACCCGGCGTTGTCAGGTCTTGCTGTTTTTCTTTTGTCTTGCTTCGCTTTAGATCTTAGCAGATCCTCTGCGTTCTTCGCAATTTCAGCTATTCGCTTTATTGCGATTGCCGGTTCGGGATTCTTTTTCGAACCCTTGCCCCGGCGGCTTGGTTACTCTAGCATGGTTTCTTTGGGCTCTCGCCCGCCACTCCCGCTTGACAGCAACCCGTCCAACTTACGTTCCCCGAACAGGCGTGTCAACCCGAAGGCCGTTGCCGGTTCATGGAGGGGAACTCCGTAAGTATGGCACACGTCTGAGGCCGCATCCCAATCGGCGGTGTCTACCCATCACTCAGAGGGCTGAAACCATCGGTTCGCTGATCGGACGGCGACCGGGAGACTAAGCCCTCGTGGGTACCACGTCGGCCCTGTCCGCCCTGCTCACGTCGCCTGTCTCGCCGCGTAGCGCGGCCCTGCGGCCGACGTAGAACACGTACACGAGGAACAGCGTCTCGGCCGTGAAGCCGATCGTCAGGCGCACCGGCGCGGATGTGTGCCCGGTCACGAACCCCTCGATCGAGCCGGACACCAACAGCACACATGCCAGTCCCAGCGCCATCGTCCCGAGGACCCGTCCCTGCTCCCCCAGCGCCTCACCCCGGGTCCGCGGCCCCGGCGAGAGGAGCGTCCACGCGATCCGCATTCCGCAACCGCCGGCCACGAAGACCGCGCTGAGTTCCAGCATTCCGTGCGGGGCCACGAGCGACAGGAATGTGCCGAAGCGGCCGTGCGCCGCCATGAAGCCGCCGTCGACGGCCAGGTTCGCCGTGTTCATGTACATGGCGACGAAGGGGAAGACCAGAGTCACTCCCCCGAACAAAGCCAGCGCGGACACCCAGGCGTTGTTCACCCATACCTTGAAGCCGAACGAGCCCGGACTGAACTCCGTGTAGTACGTCTCGAACTGACCGCCGGGGCGGAAG
Above is a genomic segment from Catenulispora sp. MAP5-51 containing:
- a CDS encoding stage II sporulation protein M is translated as MDIDAYAAAHRGEWSRLAQLSNRSRALDGAEADELVALYQNVATHLSVVRSVAPDAVVVGHLSSLLATARGAIAGPRVPAWREFLYFFTDGFPAALYRARRWWIATAVVSLVAAFFMGWYIAVNPRVQGELASPDLVNGVFRPGGQFETYYTEFSPGSFGFKVWVNNAWVSALALFGGVTLVFPFVAMYMNTANLAVDGGFMAAHGRFGTFLSLVAPHGMLELSAVFVAGGCGMRIAWTLLSPGPRTRGEALGEQGRVLGTMALGLACVLLVSGSIEGFVTGHTSAPVRLTIGFTAETLFLVYVFYVGRRAALRGETGDVSRADRADVVPTRA